TCTAAAAGATACCCTCCTCTTTAGCCCCGACAGCCGACACCTGGCTTATGTGGCCAGAGAAGGCGAAAAATGGTTTGTAGTCGTCGATGGAAAAGAAGAAAAAGCTTATGACCGTATCCTGGAAGGTACACCCATTTTTAGTCCGGATAGCCGGCGAGTAGCTTATGGAGCCGGGATCGGTAATAACTGGTTCGTGGTTGTGGATGGAAAAGAAGGCAAATCCCATGAGGATATCGTTACGATTCGGGGGGGAAGGATTATCTTTGACTCTTCAGATACCCTCCATTACCTGGCCGTATTCCGCAATGGTGTTTACCTGGTGGAAGAAAAAATAAAAAATTAGAAGTCGGAGGTCGGAAACGATTAGACAGGCTTTCCATTCGGTTCATAATGGGATGATTTTTATTTTCGAATACCGGCCTCTGGAACTCTGGCTTCTGATTTTTGCCTCCGGAAGTTAGGCCGGTTCATAGCATGGATTCTATCTTCTTCAGGAATTTGTGGGCACCGAGGGAATACGAACGGTTTTGATGAGAGTCTTTTATACCAGAAGCGGTTGGGGAAGCAGTCTTCTAAAACCGAAGCGGAAAAGGGTTTTATTCCATCTTGTTTTCTTCTAATTCCTCCTCCGGAAGGTCCCCATGGGCGATATCTAATTGATACTTGAACTCCATACTATAAATATCCAGAACGGTTAAAAAGAGGACGGCAACAACCGGTCCGATGATGAATCCCATGGCACCGAACATATTAATACCTCCCAGGGTCGAAAAAAAGATCATCAAATCATGCATACCGGTATCTTGTCCGATCAGGCGCGGGCCCAATACGTTGTCGATATTGATGATCACCACTGTAGTAATTAAAAAAATGGCAATCCCTTGCCAGATATGCCCGGTAACGATTTGAATAACGGCTGCAGGGTACAGAACCAGCCAGGAACCGATCATGGGTATGATAGACAAAATAACCATGATCACTCCCCACAGAACCGGTGAACCGACCCCAAATATCCAGAGAATTAATCCGCCCAGAATCCCCTTGATTAACCCGATCAATAAAGTTCCTTTAATTGTAGCCCGGGAAACGGAAGCAAAGCGAGAAAAAATGGCATCTTCATACTGACTATCCAGAGGGCTCAGGTATTTGAGCCGACTTATCAAGGCTTCCCCATCCATAAAGAAATAAAACATGGTAAAGAAGGTGATGAAAACCTGGGCAAGGATTTGGAAAGTTCCTCTGGAGGTTTCATTGATAACCGTGGCTAACAGACTACTCACGGCTCCAGCAATATCTTGCAGGGTAGATTGCCAGTTTACCTCATCCAGATTGAGCAGTTGAACCCACTTGGAGGTTTTGATCTTACCTAGAATTCCCTCATCACCTTTTTGAACAATTTCTCGAATTTGTTGCTGAGCCTTTGGATAAAAGGCAATAGCTTCTTGAGAGACCAAGTCGGCAACAATGTAGACCGGAGAAAGTAAACCCAACAACAGAATAATACAACAGACCAAGGAACTTAGAGCTTTACGGTTCCGAAAAAGCCTGAGCAGGTTCTCATAAAGGGGATAAAAGAGGGTGGTAAACACAGCCGCCAGCAATACCGGTACCAAAAAGATTTTGACCATGTTAAAAAAAACAAACGAGATACCAATGAGAATCGCCAAAAGAAAATAGCGGCTAAACTTTTCAGACTGGCGTTTTCGGGAAACCCGGAGACGATCCAGGGTTGAATTTGATTGAGATGGTTTAGAAATCATTTTATCTTTAGAAATCATCTTATTTAATGAATTAGCAGATAAAGGCGAATTCGTCAACTTTTTTTATCAACTCGAGAAGCCTGTGAAATATTTTTGTAGCTACTGCATTGTTTACTTAATTTTAGCCTCATAGGGTTGCTTTCACTCCCCAACTCCCCTCTCCCGCAGCGTAGGAGAAGGGCCGGGGGTGAAGGAGAATCCCACAGAATTAACTTTACAAGGTATTACTCCGCGAAAGAAACCTATAATTGGTATAATTATTGCAATTTTTGAGGGAAGGAGGTTAATTTCATGACATTACAAGATATTCTGACAACCCTGGGTCTTGTCTCTGTTACGGCTTTGATATTGGCCCTTTTGGGGCTTGCGCTGCTAAAGCATCGGTTACGTCACCTTCGACTTCCGCCTGATGCGGGCTTATTTGAAACCCTTCGTGCAGTTCCTCTCGGCCTTGTGGTCGTATTGGATCTGTTGGATTTGAGTCTGGATATTTTTTCAGCGCCG
The window above is part of the Candidatus Limnocylindrales bacterium genome. Proteins encoded here:
- a CDS encoding AI-2E family transporter, with translation MISKPSQSNSTLDRLRVSRKRQSEKFSRYFLLAILIGISFVFFNMVKIFLVPVLLAAVFTTLFYPLYENLLRLFRNRKALSSLVCCIILLLGLLSPVYIVADLVSQEAIAFYPKAQQQIREIVQKGDEGILGKIKTSKWVQLLNLDEVNWQSTLQDIAGAVSSLLATVINETSRGTFQILAQVFITFFTMFYFFMDGEALISRLKYLSPLDSQYEDAIFSRFASVSRATIKGTLLIGLIKGILGGLILWIFGVGSPVLWGVIMVILSIIPMIGSWLVLYPAAVIQIVTGHIWQGIAIFLITTVVIINIDNVLGPRLIGQDTGMHDLMIFFSTLGGINMFGAMGFIIGPVVAVLFLTVLDIYSMEFKYQLDIAHGDLPEEELEENKME